In one Solanum lycopersicum chromosome 11, SLM_r2.1 genomic region, the following are encoded:
- the LOC101260789 gene encoding F-box protein At3g07870-like — MSIDEATSLMDLPSPILLEILSRLPPTTLLYVKTVSKSFLNLTLDSEFLKLSRSTSPASIIINQFSSDETSSTNTLKFLKFKDEDTHSYCHDPKLDLDLQHYFPIDPFWMVRSVHGFICFSYFPDYVETVYILNPRTREYIILPEAGGIREWPNDVMYSFGFDPVRFEYKVVRIYQEEIYGDNTSYYKSKCQVYTIGKGYWRNAGHVMFSFKSYGVNLYAKIHWLVYDAEGNESICLFDLENELFESFPTAPMYNKERYWYSRSLGVFGRCLCVCDNYADTHFEVWVMKEYGVTDSWVKHIVIDISPECNDWLGNEIIYMLKVLEDGEVLFLWRDDFLFLHHPVKKTLKKLDVCTGNILASSHVSSSFSLKSFEGEVVNVF; from the coding sequence ATGAGTATTGATGAAGCAACATCACTGATGGATCTTCCATCCCCAATCTTGTTAGAAATTCTCTCTAGGTTACCTCCCACCACACTCTTATACGTCAAAACCGTCTCCAAATCTTTTCTAAACCTAACCTTAGATTCCGAATTCTTAAAACTATCACGTTCAACATCTCCAGCCAGCATCATCATCAACCAATTCAGCTCTGATGAGACTTCTAGTACCAACACTTTAAAGTTCTTGAAATTCAAAGATGAGGATACTCATTCTTATTGTCATGATCCAAAACTTGACCTTGATCTACAACATTACTTCCCTATTGATCCATTTTGGATGGTTAGGTCAGTTCAtggtttcatttgttttagttaCTTCCCTGATTATGTTGAAACTGTCTACATCCTCAACCCAAGAACCAGGGAGTATATCATTCTACCAGAGGCTGGAGGGATAAGAGAGTGGCCCAATGATGTCATGTATAGCTTTGGTTTCGATCCTGTTAGGTTCGAGTACAAAGTGGTTAGAATTTACCAAGAAGAAATTTATGGTGATAATACTAGTTATTACAAGTCTAAATGTCAAGTCTACACAATTGGCAAAGGGTATTGGAGAAATGCAGGACATGTTATGTTTTCCTTCAAGTCATATGGGGTGAACCTCTACGCGAAGATTCATTGGTTGGTTTATGATGCTGAAGGAAATGAGTCAATATGTTTGTTTGATTTGGAGAATGAGTTGTTTGAATCTTTCCCCACAGCTCCAATGTACAACAAGGAAAGGTATTGGTATTCGCGAAGTTTGGGAGTCTTTGGACGTTGTCTATGTGTGTGTGACAATTATGCAGATACTCATTTTGAGGTATGGGTGATGAAAGAATACGGAGTTACTGATTCATGGGTTAAACATATTGTTATAGACATTTCTCCTGAATGCAACGATTGGTTGGgcaatgaaataatttatatgttgAAAGTTTTGGAGGATGGAGAGGTGTTGTTCTTGTGGCGTGACGATTTCTTGTTCTTGCACCATCCTGTGAAGAAAACATTGAAAAAGCTTGATGTCTGTACTGGGAATATCTTAGCATCTAGCCATGTATCAAGCTCCTTTTCTCTCAAGAGTTTTGAAGGAGAGGTTGTGAATGTCTTTTAG
- the LOC138337042 gene encoding F-box protein CPR1-like: MGDEEKSLMDLPSPILLQILSTLPPTTLLHVKTLSKSYLNLTLDSEFLKLSRSASPASIIINQFNSFWINSLKLLRFVCVDNNCDHDPHVDLHLRLSFPIDPLFLVGSVHGFVCFNSFVGDADSIYILNPTTRQYIILPKPQGVRNWPNLAAYGFGFDPVRLQYKVVRIYRQEIHDDFHNYKSEAQVYTIGKGYWRSIDHVMFHFRCSGYGVNLYGKLHWLVYDANGNELICSFNLENELFESFPTAPGYNKNNFLNLRSLGVFGRCLCVCDNNADTHFEVWVMKLYRVTDSWVKQIVITITPEYNDWLCDEMINLVKVFDDGEVLFLWREDFLFLHHPVKKTLKRLHVCDGNFLASAHVSSSFSLKGFQGEVVKVF, from the coding sequence ATGGGTGATGAAGAAAAATCCCTGATGGATCTTCCATCCCCAATCTTGTTACAAATTCTCTCTACGTTACCTCCTACCACACTCTTACACgtcaaaaccctctccaaatcTTATCTAAATCTAACCTTAGATTCCGAATTTTTAAAGCTGTCACGTTCAGCATCCCCAGCTAGCATCATCATCAACcaattcaactctttttggatTAACAGCTTAAAGTTGTTGAGGTTCGTTTGTGTCGATAATAACTGTGATCATGATCCACATGTTGACCTTCATCTGCGACTTTCCTTTCCAATAGATCCACTTTTCCTCGTTGGATCGGTTCAtggttttgtttgttttaataGCTTTGTCGGTGATGCTGATAGTATCTACATACTCAATCCAACAACAAGACAATATATCATCCTTCCTAAGCCACAAGGGGTAAGAAATTGGCCTAATTTGGCTGCTTATGGCTTTGGCTTCGATCCTGTTAGGTTACAGTACAAAGTGGTTAGAATTTATCGACAGGAGATTCACGATGATTTTCATAATTACAAGTCTGAGGCTCAAGTTTACACAATTGGGAAAGGCTATTGGAGAAGTATTGACCATGTCATGTTCCATTTTAGATGCAGCGGATATGGGGTCAATCTATATGGAAAACTTCATTGGTTGGTTTATGATGCTAATGGAAATGAGTTAATATGTTCGTTTAATTTGGAGAATGAGTTGTTTGAATCATTCCCAACTGCTCCAGGTTACAATAAGAACAATTTTCTAAATCTACGAAGTTTGGGGGTTTTTGGTCGTTGTCTATGTGTTTGTGATAATAATGCAGATACTCATTTTGAGGTATGGGTGATGAAACTATACAGAGTTACTGATTCATGGGTTAAACAGATTGTCATAACCATAACTCCTGAATACAACGATTGGTTGTGCGATGAAATGATTAATCTGGTGAAAGTTTTTGATGATGGAGAGGTGTTGTTCTTGTGGAGGGAGGATTTCTTGTTCTTGCACCATCCTGtgaagaaaactttgaaaagGCTTCATGTTTGTGATGGGAACTTCCTGGCATCTGCTCATGTATCAAGCTCCTTCTCTCTCAAGGGTTTTCAAGGAGAGGTTGTGAAGGTGTTTTAG
- the LOC101260392 gene encoding probable magnesium transporter NIPA6 codes for MYSANWTGFGLAVASSAFIGSSFIIKKKGLQKAGASGTRASSGGYGYLREPLWWIGMVTMIVGEFANFVAYIYAPAVLVTPLGALSIIVSAVLAHFILKEKLKKLGVLGCLLCIVGSVVIVFHAPREHDLNSVDEIWALATQPAFLLYTASAVAITLVLVLYCEPRYGRTNIMVYIGVCSIIGSLTVMSIKAIGIAIKLTLEGSNQAANFQTWVFVMVSVTCIITQLNYLNKALDTFNTAVVSPIYYAMFTSLTILASAIMFKDWSGQSASNIISALCGFLTVLSGTMVLHSTRDPDPPPSTDLYAQLSPQISWLIHANGEIWKQKEDGLHSEFVAIIRQDHFK; via the exons ATGTACAGTGCTAATTGGACTGGTTTTGGATTGGCTGTGGCGTCTAGCGCTTTTATTGGTTCCAGTTTCATTATCAAGAAGAAGGGTCTTCAGAAGGCAGGCGCCTCTGGTACTCGGGCCA GCTCGGGCGGATATGGTTATCTACGGGAGCCTCTTTGGTGGATTGGGATGGTAACTA TGATTGTTGGAGAATTTGCAAATTTCGTGGCTTACATTTATGCGCCAGCAGTTCTTGTGACACCGCTTGGAGCTTTAAGTATAATTGTGAG TGCTGTTCTAGCACATTTCATACTGAAGGAAAAATTGAAGAAACTGGGAGTATTAGGATGTCTTTTATGTATAGTAGGTTCCGTTGTCATTGTTTTTCATGCACCTCGTGAACATGATCTCAATTCAGTGGATgagatatgggcattagctaCACAACCAG CTTTTCTTTTGTACACTGCATCAGCAGTTGCTATAACATTGGTACTAGTCTTGTATTGTGAGCCTCGCTATGGTCGGACAAATATTATGGTCTATATTGGTGTTTGCTCCATCATTGGGTCCTTGACG GTTATGAGCATCAAAGCTATCGGTATAGCTATAAAGCTTACATTGGAGGGTTCAAACCAAGCTGCAAATTTTCAAACTTGGGTGTTTGTGATGGTTTCTGTCACATGTATAATTACTCAACTAAATTACTTAAATAAG GCATTGGACACATTTAACACAGCTGTGGTTTCTCCAATATATTATGCCATGTTCACATCACTTACAATTTTAGCCAGTGCCATAATGTTTAAG GATTGGTCTGGTCAGAGTGCTAGCAACATAATTTCAGCGCTTTGTGGCTTTTTAACTGTGCTCTCTGGTACGATGGTTCTTCATAGTACAAGAGATCCAGATCCTCCTCCTAGTACAG ATTTGTATGCACAACTTTCCCCTCAAATATCATGGTTAATACATGCCAATGGAGAAATATGGAAGCAGAAAGAGGACGGCTTGCATTCAGAATTTGTTGCAATAATCAGGCAGGATCATTTCAAGTAG